From the Mya arenaria isolate MELC-2E11 chromosome 17, ASM2691426v1 genome, the window TTCTGTTTAACAATCTGTCCCGTCTAGTTACTAGCATCTTGGATCCATGTCaggatctgaaataaaaaatgaataatctatttatttataaacaggctgttttctttctgaagcttaaaatatggttgacatttttctttaaatgcaaggtggtttctgttttaataaagccaTTGCTTGAGCTCAAGTAGTCATCAGTCGTGGGGTTCAAGATCTGAACCTGTCCCACTTTTGCACCAAGGTTTACCGTACTAATATCATACCGTTCATGAGTGTGTCCCAGTACTAACCCACAAAGGtcagattgtttgcaaattaagttatCAGGAACAGTTTGTCGAGCTGGTTGAACAATTCAACTGCAAGCTTTAAGTTTTAATCgagtcaacgagtcttttgacgatttcttttcaatatggcagactcgtgacgtccaccatcccagcaaaaagtagcaagcggtccttgcgcagagaatcctcgcggccacaattttgaaattatctccattattaatttaaatttctacgcaaatattattgcctactatttaacacatattaagttatgtcagtatgcccaaaaaCAGGTTATGTTATCATAAAACTTTTacaagtgtcgattgtttatcaagtatcccgatatcggtaaatctgggacaaatttgactggttgtgtacatgtataacggtattcgtgacccataataaattaatgtgaaaataacaactctaatgacatattaaatccagttcagatcactgtcggataaaaattgaaaaactttgtcattgttattcaacatcaatgcatattattacagtatatcatttcgcccgttgttaaatggtagagagttgtagcgttacagggatacataagaaatgtcaaaataataaaaaagtatccctgattgctcattattgtagATAGTACCACCCCCCGCATCCCCACCCCCAggcaacttttaaatttataagcttcaatgtttatttagaatttcagtctgtttttagcttgtttgttttacttaaaacaccGTAAAATTAAATACCATGAGTCTAATGGTTGGATAGTATTTCAGTCTATATTCCAGTGTTCTTATCACAACAAAACTCTTGAAATGCATCGAAATaagagcattttgtttttcaaaatattttgacagttggcGCGAGGTTGCGTTCCCTgaaaatttagtcaaaacggcGTCTTAACGATTTGTTAATTTACTCACCGGGTTGCAGATTCCACAGAGTCGTCTTCTGTCTTGAAATTGGCTgttggttttgttaaaatacgccataataaatgaaagatcgccaatatagaatatttctgttgttgtggCGGCCATTTTTTAGTCTACGAAGTTCGTACGCCACCCTAAGAGCTTTCGTAGAAATTTTCGTAGATCTACGAAGAAACAGGTGCTTGTTCGTacgaaattcttaataaaacggCTAAACAGCCGGAGATACATCGTACAAAGTTCGTGAGCAAAACAGACTTCgtacgaagtttaataaaacGGGCCCTTATTCTAGTAAAGTTTGGAGTCCGGATTTATTCTAGCAAGTAATTTGGTTGGTgccaaaaaaaggaaaaagtccaatgtcattaaatgtaaCGATCAGCTAACGCAggaaaaaatcaagataaaataaatcatgcattcttaagtaatatattttaaacatatccttTGTGGTTTAGAATTATAggtttattgcataattattaatgttcttGTAAGCTATTGAATATAACTGgtgttttaagcattgaaaaaccGCACTCTTTCTTCGACTGAGACAGGCGGTAAATCGGTTTGTAACTTTTCAGCCGATTGCCCCTACTATGAACGCTGCCCTGAGCGGGCACCGTCCAAAAAGACATGTAAGcgtttatacataaaataacgGACGTCGATGTCATCGAAGCAGAGACGACCAACCTAATGTAGTGAGGAAAGTCAGGGATCCTTaacatgtaaaaacaatatggCCTCCAACAAATAACTTCACAAATGTCATTATTGGTATGCTTATGATCGGAAGTAGAGCAGCAACTAAGGCAAGTCCGTAGTGGATATCCTATAACCCATCATTTCAATCAAGGAAAACATAaccttttcaatatttatttcattgtcatTGTCTTTATCATATGTTTGGAAAAAATGGGCAAGGCTCGGAGGAAGTGTAGATAAAATATCAACGGTTCTGTCATGGTATATCTATGATCAGATCCGACCAATCTATTTAAATACCACAAATTGTCCATAAACAGTTATTTGTGAGTTGCCAATCGCCGAACAAATAAACATGCTGTGGAAGCGGTATACTACTCCCTCTGAATACTCAGCTGCTAGGtatgattgatattttaatcATCAGAGCCTTACCAGAGAAAAAagcaaaacacaaaaacaacatcaaaatacTTGAACGGCGAATAGCAAAAGAAACACAATAGGTTTGCAGCACATCTAGTATTGAAATCAGTCAGCTGGAATTTGGCGTGAGGTAGAAAGCCAAGTGGTCAGCTAGATTTGCAGTACGATTTGGTTTGTAACTTCCGACTCAATTCgaatttactgaaatatatatagCAAGCAAGCAGAACACATGTATCGAAACAAGTATCATTCAttacatatatgcatgtatgtagACGAAGCTTGGAGTTTTGGGAGGGCGGGAAAAATAAACCAGAATTTAATTAAAGAACTGACCTTTCTCTTGCGATGCTTGGAGCAAATGAGGCCTAAATAACCATGTGCTTTGACGGCGCGCACTGCGGCAAATCAGATCATGCCATACAGCCAACGTTCTTTGACATATTTTGCTTAGCCGCGGTCCTTTAACTTAACAGTCGAAAAATAATAGTATAAGTTTTAGCTAGCATGCAATTATTTGTCAAAAGTTGTATTAAACTAGCATATATTCAACTAGAATATTGCTAAATTGATTATGTTTATGTTGGAAAGGTAATACAAACATCCACGTCCTCGATATGGCTGACGTCAACAAACTGACAGTGTTATTCCACCAATCATACACAGGTGTAGACATCACCGACGTGCATGTGTGTGGGGGTCACGTGTTTGTTGCCATTGACAACACCACAAGACATAAGGACGGGTTTGtcaatgtttacaaactttACAACAAAGAGACCCAAACACTTGACCTAGTGCACTCAATAGAAGGTATGTTCATAATGTGGTAAAATCTAGCTTACTTTAATTGGTCATATGGTATGGGTTTTTTTGGGGATATTTATCCTCCCATATTAAAGGATTCAGCACAATCCCTTAGAACGTATAATATGTCTGCTTTGCTATGTGATTCACTGCAAGCATGCTCCTAGCCTGAAATACCGATCTGGTCTCATTTCAAGCTAGGCCCCGTATTTCGGTTTCGTCGCATGGTCTCGTCCACAAACTGGGTATAAATATCGGGCGATACCACACTACTGTTAATTTCAACTTCATGTATTGCCaaaatttaattatacaaaaatattgacttttTACAGCATAACATTTCACGCTAAATAGTTACACTGCCATGCAAACGGAAATCATGGGttgatgaaatatgaaatatattcaaataataaacgcaaAAATAAACTCTGTGACCGAAATGCACTGCATTTTTACCAGTTCAGTGAAGTTTCGATACCAACATGAAAGTGGAAATATCAAGATGCTTATAAAAGCTGAAGGGTTAAGCATTGCTAGACGAACCAGTCACCCACTTCTCCCCAGATTTGAACGCGCGATAAACATATCTGCGCGATGAGTATCaacttacatttaaaaaagaaacagcATAATTTTCTAAAATACCTTAAATTACCTAAATACAATATGACCTAAGTAATGTACGGGAACCTTTTGAATCCCACACACTACGCCTAGTTTGCTACTACTGTGGTGTTAGTTAACAGTACTATTTTATTGATgaatgattatgtttttttgtaaaatattttttatatatacaggTAGATTCCTttagataaagataaaaagGATGTTCAGGGTCAGAGTTAGTGTTCATCTCAAATGGAGTATACCCAAGCATcaagtgaaatacaatactacagGCATTGTTATATGTGAAACATATTATTCAGTCTGAATAAATACGATAGAGAAGTATGCTGCAGTATATCAGGAGTTGTGTCCCTTAGATACATTTAGATTAAGAATGCAACAAGTGTgtgttaatataataattttgataattgccccccccccccccaacccgtGTATAGTTCACAACttatatttgatacaattatacttGTTTATAGTTTACTTGTTcgctatttgtatttgtatacgtAAGCCATTATATTCTATGAATTTGACCACGtgtcatgttggcctatttcagatatatatttaaggaatgaattgcggggttgatgtcattatcggggtatgaacgcaattgggttagtcaatgtgtgtggagtctgaaggactccacgcgtactttgaccaacccaattgcgttcatatccccgataatgacaattgggttggtcaatgtgtgtggagtccgaaggactccacgcgtactttgaccaacccaattgcgttcatatccccgataatgacaatcgggttggtcaatgtgtgtggagtccgaaggactccacgcgtactttgaccaacccaattgcgttcatatccccgataatgacatcaaccccgcaattcattccttatatttacaccaatagttcattatttcattcaagaattgttaaaaaaatacttcatttcattaaagaaaacctttcagtaatccgttcttacccattctgtaaatacaacgacccgactataaccggaaacattttttttcaaatgacgtcacaataacgcggaaaaagatcaaccacttgaaatcactttaaatcgtaaaattgaaacacttctggtaccaatatacttaaaatttaataaactaacacttttaaaaatgttgatctatattttacgggacctgcagacacaatacaaccaataacaagatcaatagctttcatgtatattgttatgcaatgaattacgatccgaggatatccgaagatgttgcattcatttaaggaatggaagttgaggtgtaaatattgtgtgTTATAGTTCCTTGAGTAAACTTCCTTCCTtctatgtatttatataaagctGTTTTACCGTCTGCATGCTGTCTATCAGATATACTTTATAAgtacatatttattgttttctctgtcgaaaattcaaagaaatgtatttaaCCATATGTTCACCTTATGTTATAAGCGGAAATATGGTAATTGTCATGTTCTTTAGTCGCTCGTACGTTTGAAAGGGGTACAATATACAGATATTTATTAGGAATAATTTGGAGTTAAAAGGCCACATAGCTATTAATCAAAAGTCcaatttttaaaaactaaatattttttatcttctgTAAACAaagcatatgtttttttatcattgaagtcaaatgagtacaatataaaaaatgcattaaaattaatatttttttcttgtgaGCATATGACAAGTGTAAACCTATTTTATGCCCCTTTTAAAGCatcagtatttgtattttagtGGGAACTTTTCCTGATATGGTACTTACTACGCCTGACTGCAAAACACTGATTGTGGCCATAGAAGCGGAACCATATGACGACAATGCAAATGCAGTTCTAGTTGATAATCCTGGAGGTATCGGCCTTGTTAAATTTCCCCAGGGACCCAACGGCGCATACACTAAAAATGTTTTAGGGTTTCACTCCTTTGATGACAGGTATATCACTCAACTTTTGTGGAGTTTTACACTGTATATATGATCTGTCACGAGTCACAATTCACAATTTCATTCAACGAGTTCAGGAAATATGTAAGTAAGCGAGActttggcgagcttactaaATAATTCCTGGACGAGTTGAATacaagtttgtattaaatgatgACCAGTGTCAGATTCTTTTTAACAGATACGTTCTTCCAGtcataaaaatagcaaaacatacCTACCTGCTCTAGTCATGACTTatctgaaaaactacagaaacatgctcagtagcaaaaagtttaaacataaacccgttttaatggcactgggtaaacgccaaaagcatagaacacaaaaacaaacaaaaaacacaaacaagaaacatgaaagaacaaCACATAACTGCAcgaacagcacagtgcatacatactataaaaaaaactaggtatgtttatcaggGATTCTTAGGTACCGCCtaggaacggtcagtaaaatgttaatttacatggggtttaaaccagttcaggacttacgtgcacaaacctcactcttatcccaacaatcctaaataaagaaaaatcgtaaaacgtaaatcttatcaaagtaaaCATTAGCTAGAggtaacttaaaaataaaacaaataataataaacttataggtaaaccgcaagtacttcaatgattagagatcccaactctatttGCAGACGTAGGACTACAATTTAGAGCACCAATGAGCCGATTACCAGAAAGCAATGCCATTTCCCGTGCATCATGTATTGCAGAAATGTAGTACCCGGGATAATTGAAAAGCACAGATACATCCAAGCGTTTAATTCTCTTTATAATTAGAAAATGCTTTCTTAGATGATGTCCAATAGGAACTACAACAAAAATCAACACTCATTTAACGAaagttacttttttaaattgtgacGTCATATCCGGTAAGGTGGCGTCATAATTTGTGATAAATTCATGGCGCTATTTGTAGTTCCGAAACATTAAGTACCGAccgtctttaaaaatatttcacgaAACAAGGCGAAATATAACGCTGTATGTACTCTGAAAATTTAGATGAAAACtatattattgcatttaattaaatcttcatcatgaatacaaaaaatgaCTTGGTAGAATATTGCCAATGAAGTAATTGCCCATATAAACTCCGTCCTTCGAGTTTCATGAAAGGAAAGTGTTACAAAGCCCATAGAATAACAATCAATGCCTTCAGTCAGGACTATAGGGAGGTGATACCCGTCCATGTAAACGTACAatgttctgttgttgttgtttttttaaagcgcacgttttatttttttatttatttgtgtagGTATTTTGCCGAACTTGAGAGCCAAGGTGTCATGTACATAAACCGCAATGCCACGTTTTCAGACGATGTAGAACCGGAGTATATAACTCTGAACACAGAAGGCACACTAGCCTATGTTAGTTTACAGGTAATACTATTTCAGCAGATTTCTGTTTACCCTGGATATTACATTTTCGAggataaatgaaatatagaaaTGTAACGGCAATGAATGATATACGTGTTGCAATTGAGTAGTGTGTAAAGAAAGCTTAACAAGGTTACCAAGGCTCCAGTATTGttgaataacttttatttcagGAAAACAATGGCATTGCAGTCGTTGATCTCGCTTCAGAAGAGATAGTAGACATTTTTGGGCTTGGTTTTAAAGACTGGTCATTGGCCAACATTGACCCCAGTGATAGAGATGGAGGTAAGCTAAAAATGACCCGAGTGATTGAGATGGAGGTTATCCAATGAATGACCCACGAAATAGAGATAGAGGTGATCTATTGGATGACTCGAGTGATAGATATGGAGGTGAGATGGTGAATAATCTGTGTGATGGAGGTTAGCTTGAAAATGACCCGAAAAAGAGATGGAATCAGTAAGTGAAGAATCATAGAGAGATTGAGGTTAGCTATGGAGTGACCCTAGGGGAAGAGATGAAAGTTAGCTAGGGAATGACCCGAGGGAAAGAGATTGAGGTTAGCTAGGGAATGACCCGAGGGGAAGAGATGGCGATTAGCTGGTCAGTGACCGGGTGAGAGAAATGAAATCAGTAAGTAATGCTAGAAAAAGAGATTGAGGTTAGCTAGGGAATGACCCGAAGGGAAGATATGGTGGTTAGCCAGGAAATGACCCGAGGGAAAGAGATGGATATTAGCTGGTGAGTGACCGAGTGAGAGAAATGGGATCAGTTAGTGAAAAATCCAAGGAAATGAGGTTGAGGTTAGCTTGGAAATGACCCGAGGAAAAGATATTGAGGTTAGCTAGTTAATGACAGGAGTTGTAAAGATAGGGATAAGCTAGTGATTTATCCAAGTAATTGAGACAGAGGTTAGCTAGTGCACAAGTTTCTATATTAAGACcaataaatctgatattttaGTGCATGTGTCATGCCTCACATATAAAAGATATTTGATTGaaagtaaatgcaaaatgattgtattgcaatatgtttaacATGTGGAGTCATGATGGATTATGATATAGTTTACGCGATTCAGAATCAAAGGTGCAACTTTTGTACTGAAATGTTTATTCTGTAAAAGAAAACATGCTGTATTGAACACTTTAATTTAATGTGTTATACAGGGGTACATATGCAGCCTTGGAAAGTATTTGGAATGTACCAGCCTGACGCCATAAAGATGTTGCGATTCCAAAACGAAGATTTCATCGTTACTGCAAACGAGGGTGATTCTAAAGATTACGATTACTTTTCGGAAGAAAACAGGGTGGGGGATTTCGTTCTATCCGAATTATTTGGTAGGTCAAAGATAAAGACCCGGTGCTTAATAATGAATCATTAAAAGTATACACTTTTAAGACATACCTgcttacattttttattgattaaaataaataaataaaaaaataatattttttttaaatcattcattaaatgcCTTAACTTTAAAACGCATATTTTCAGAACGCAACGCTACTCTTCGTGACGAATGGACTACTGACTCAGTGTTAGGTGTTGTACGATTTGGGTTTTTGTTTGATACATTTCTTATTTGTAGTTTTACAcatcattatttgcaaaactgCATAGATATCGGTATACGGGAAAAACACCATAATATGCTGTTTAGAAGTAGCTTTATGAAAAAGTCCATTTTTTTCTATCTAGACAATATATTCTACCACTACGTGCTCACTAAATAATGCAGTTGTAAAAATAGTGAACTTACtgaaatatcattcaaaaaatTTAGATGAacaaaatacgaatataaaaacaatcctaaatatatgtatctatatatttttttttttaataggaAGACTTAAAGTCACTTCTGTCAAAGGCAAAAACGAAACAACACAACATTATGACCAGCTTTATTCATTCGGTGGCCGCGGGTTCTCTATCAGGAGGGCGAGTGATATGAGTCTAGTGTACGACAGCGGTGATGAGATTGCTACCAAAACAGCGGAGCTTCTGCCCCATCTTTTCAATGCAAATTTCGATGAGTCTACTGCTGTTTCAGATAGTTCCGATACTCGCTCGGATGACAAGGTAACTGGATAACGCATTTTGCGGGCACTACCATATTGTTAATATCCACTGCCCGACCCACCAAAGCGTATATCTAATTGATTGtgttacttaataaatgttttaaaaatgtgtgcAATTTTTGCAGGTAGAATATAGCTTTTGCTCCGGCTTGATACATTCGTTCGCAGGTGATGTCTAGCTGCAAATTATATTACTTCATCAGTTGatgtgttgttgtgtttttttactttattattcattgttttcaagtagATGCTGGCTCTGATGAGGCTTATATtctttttgaattttgaaattattgatcAATATTCGGACAAAAGTGAGAACATAGTCATATAAACTCGTTTAAGCCCGCAGTAGGCTCGTGTTCTAGTTTCACTGAACGCTTTAACGCTGTCAAACCATCATTTATCGATAAGGCAATTTTGATGCATTTGTATTCTACTAGTATTTGTAGGGCTTTTCCGTGTGCGTGTGTGGTCTTTATGTGCTTatgtctctagttcagtgtcgtaTTGGTCATTACCTTGTGCTTCTAAACagatttatatttcattgctttattactgggattgtccctattttttctttaaaaactacTACTGTACTACAACTAATCTTCAATGGCATTTTGCTATACCTTGCAAACTTTATGCTGTTTGATTTGGcctaaacaaaaaaacacacaatgttTCTGGTAACCCGGCCAACCTCAATCATTTTCCACCGACTCAAAAAttattgcccccccccccccccccacaaaagTAACTTGCAAAAAATAATGCCTGATCCGATTTTTTTTGGCCGAAAATATAGCATTTGCTTTTTTCACAACTAGATTTTCTTTCTAAACCAAATGGTACATAGGTTCATTGTTccattataacaatgaaaaatttcatttgacatttaatttaacatacTTTACTTAAAGAAACCTTCCTACTGACCCATATCTTTTTGGGCTTGAAATCAGAAACAGGCCTTTTGGGCATTCTTTTAACATAGCCCCTATTCAATTAATTcagaatatataataaatttacattacCTTTTACTAAAGGGTCCAGAAACTGAAAGCATTGCCATAGGGCATATAGGTGATATCACCTTGTTGTTCATTGGGAATGAGAGAGGGTCAACCATCGCAGTATACACCCTTGACCAGACCGCGGCAGAAATCACTCCACAGTTTGAGACATTTATATACGGCGTTGGTGATAGCGATGAGACGTGGGGTGATCTGTACACAGCACGAGATATGAGCATGGTTGATCCTGAGGATATAACGTACGTTGAAGATAGTTTCTCGTTCTGTCTCATTCATTTACTTGATTACGTTCGATATACTAGTATGATGAAAAATTTCGCATTTAACTGTTGTTGAAATGCCATTTTGCTGGTAATAACGATAAATTGAACATGCACAATAAATGTTCTATTTCTGCTTTGAGTTCAGAATGTCTGTGTTGTAGGTAAACCACTATTATTTCAAGGGTGTATTTATGTTCCGCGCATGATAATACAACATCTCTACT encodes:
- the LOC128223660 gene encoding mesenchyme-specific cell surface glycoprotein-like isoform X2, with the translated sequence MYLHIFILMCLDTLIIAMQTPTKDTKFKFNTLSNEFLPYAYTPDPLFGVDKGATEQLSFDPSSKLIYAVVGTFPDMVLTTPDCKTLIVAIEAEPYDDNANAVLVDNPGGIGLVKFPQGPNGAYTKNVLGFHSFDDRYFAELESQGVMYINRNATFSDDVEPEYITLNTEGTLAYVSLQENNGIAVVDLASEEIVDIFGLGFKDWSLANIDPSDRDGGVHMQPWKVFGMYQPDAIKMLRFQNEDFIVTANEGDSKDYDYFSEENRVGDFVLSELFERNATLRDEWTTDSVLGRLKVTSVKGKNETTQHYDQLYSFGGRGFSIRRASDMSLVYDSGDEIATKTAELLPHLFNANFDESTAVSDSSDTRSDDKGPETESIAIGHIGDITLLFIGNERGSTIAVYTLDQTAAEITPQFETFIYGVGDSDETWGDLYTARDMSMVDPEDITFIAANDSPNGKPLLLVGGGFSGTVTVLQMDVQLGLPNTASALSRIFKSSLSITEAWITCYLFHVLLY
- the LOC128223660 gene encoding mesenchyme-specific cell surface glycoprotein-like isoform X1: MYLHIFILMCLDTLIIAMQTPTKDTKFKFNTLSNEFLPYAYTPDPLFGVDKGATEQLSFDPSSKLIYAVGNTNIHVLDMADVNKLTVLFHQSYTGVDITDVHVCGGHVFVAIDNTTRHKDGFVNVYKLYNKETQTLDLVHSIEVGTFPDMVLTTPDCKTLIVAIEAEPYDDNANAVLVDNPGGIGLVKFPQGPNGAYTKNVLGFHSFDDRYFAELESQGVMYINRNATFSDDVEPEYITLNTEGTLAYVSLQENNGIAVVDLASEEIVDIFGLGFKDWSLANIDPSDRDGGVHMQPWKVFGMYQPDAIKMLRFQNEDFIVTANEGDSKDYDYFSEENRVGDFVLSELFERNATLRDEWTTDSVLGRLKVTSVKGKNETTQHYDQLYSFGGRGFSIRRASDMSLVYDSGDEIATKTAELLPHLFNANFDESTAVSDSSDTRSDDKGPETESIAIGHIGDITLLFIGNERGSTIAVYTLDQTAAEITPQFETFIYGVGDSDETWGDLYTARDMSMVDPEDITFIAANDSPNGKPLLLVGGGFSGTVTVLQMDVQLGLPNTASALSRIFKSSLSITEAWITCYLFHVLLY